In Labilibaculum sp. DW002, the genomic window TATCTCTTTGGTTTTCGTGACAAAGAATAATCTCTTTGATTCCAGCACGCTTAGCTGCCAGAATTTTCTCACGAATTCCACCAACTGGCAACACTTTACCTCGTAAAGTAATCTCACCTGTCATAGCCAGATTTTTCTTCACCTTACGCTGAGTAAAAGCAGAAGCGATAGAAGTAATCATAGTTACACCTGCCGATGGTCCATCCTTTGGAATAGCACCTTGTGGTACGTGAATATGAAGGTTCCAATTATCAAAAGCTTCCTTCTTAATCTCAAGCTGAGAAGCGCGAGCTCTTAGATATTCCTGAGCTAAAAGAGCTGATTCTTTCATTACATCACCAAGATTACCTGTAAGTGTTAGCTTACCTTTTCCCGGACTCAAGCTAGACTCGACATAAAGAATCTCACCACCTACCGATGTCCAGGCTAAACCTGTTACAACACCTGCAAATTCGTTCCCCTGATATTTATCGCGGCTAAACATCTTAGCTCCCAACAATTCTTTTAAGTCTTCTACGCTAATAGAAACCTCATATTTATCGTCCATTGCAACCTTACGGGCAATTCTTCTCATGATTTTAGCCAATCGTTGATCCAAAGATCTAACCCCCGATTCACGAGTATATTTATCGATCACTTCAGAAATAACCTCTTTAGATATTTTCACATCTTTCGAAGTAATTCCATGGTTTTCCAGTTGCTTTGGAATCAGATGACGCTTAGCAATCTCCGTTTTTTCTTCAGTGATATAGCCACTAACATCGATCATCTCCATACGGTCGCGAAGTGGGCCCGAAATAGCACCAACATTATTTGCAGTAGCTACAAACATCACCTTAGATAAGTCGTAATCTACATCAAGGAAATTATCGTGAAAAGCACTGTTCTGCTCCGGATCTAAAACTTCCAATAAAGCTGATGATGGGTCACCTTTATGATCTGAACCAACCTTATCAATCTCATCAAGAATGAAAACCGGATTCGATGATTTTGCCTTTTTCATTCCCTGAATGATTCGGCCTGGCATCGCACCGATATATGTTTTTCTGTGCCCACGAATTTCTGCCTCATCGTGCAAACCACCCAATGACATTCTTACGTATTTTCTATCAAGTGCACTTGCAATAGACTTACCCAAAGACGTTTTACCAACACCAGGAGGGCCATACAAACACAGGATTGGCGATTTTAAATCACCTTTAAGTTTCAACACTGCCAAGTGCTCGATGATACGATCTTTTACTTTTTCCAAACCAAAATGATCTGAATCCAGCACATTCTGAGCATTCTTTAAATCGAAATTATCCTTGGTATATTCATTCCATGGCAAATCAATCATCTCTTGCAAATAGTTCAGTTGAACTGAATATTCAGCAGCTGCAGGATTCAAGCGTTGCAACTTTTTAACTCTTTTGCAAAAATTTCCCCAACCTCTTCGGTCCACTTTTTATCTTTTGCCTTTTCTTCCAAATCAATTACATCCTGTTCGTTAGGAGTTCCGCCTAATTCATCCTGAATGGTTTTCATTTGCTGATGCAACAAGTATTCACGTTGTTGCTGATCCATATCGGTTTTCACCTTAGATTGAATATCATCTTTCAATTCCAAAACCTGCACCTCACGAACCAATAACTCCAAAAGCTTCATGGCTCTATTACCAATCTCATCAATCTCAAGTAATTTTTGCTTCTGAGTGTGTTTTATCTCTGAGTTACTAGAAATGAAATTGATTAAGAATGATGATCCCTCTATATTTTTAATGGCAAATGTGGCCTCATTCGGAATCTGAGGACTCAACTTAATAACCTTAATGGCAATATCTTTTATCGAACCTACCAAAGCCTTAAACTCATTATCCTCTTTTTCAGGACGAATGTCTTTAAGTGTTGTTATTCTGGCAACATGAAATGGGTCATTTGAGATCATCGCTTCAATTTCGAAACGCTTCTTTCCTTGAAGAATAACCGTTGTGGTTCCGTCAGGCATTTCCAAAATCTTAATGATTTGAGCCACGGTACCAATTTTATGCATATCCTCAACTTCTGGTTCTTCAACCTCATAGTCGATTTGAGAAACAGCTCCTAAAAGCCCTTTGTTTGCATAAACCTCACGAACCAGCTTCAGAGATTTTTCTCTGCCAACAGTGATTGGAATGACTACACCCGGGAAAAGTACTGTATTTCGAAGGGGTAGAATCGGCAAACTATCGGGCACCTCGAATTCATCAATGGCACTTTCATCCTCGTCTGCGATGATTGGAATAAAATCTGAGTCTTCATCCATCAAATTGGTTAGACCCATACTTCCTATATTGATTTCTATCTTACTACTCATTATTTCGCTTGTCATATTCTGTTTACTATCTTCTCTTGGAAACAAGTATTTCATCGCATTAAAATGACAAAATGTCCGTTCCGACCAAAAATAATTGGCTAGTCTTAAGTAGGCAATTGCTATGCCAAAATAAAAAATGAGTCTCATCATTCACAGATAAGACTCATTTCATGTTATTTTATTATGATTTAAAATGACTTTCTGAAATCTTTTGTCATCTCAAACACATTTGTCATGATATCTTTTTCAGCTTCATCAAACTCTATACCCCGACGCTGCATAACCAATTGAGCAACCTCATGAGCAGCCTTTAAGCGGTATTCCTGAAAACCATGATTCCCTCCCATT contains:
- the lon gene encoding endopeptidase La, whose amino-acid sequence is MDRRGWGNFCKRVKKLQRLNPAAAEYSVQLNYLQEMIDLPWNEYTKDNFDLKNAQNVLDSDHFGLEKVKDRIIEHLAVLKLKGDLKSPILCLYGPPGVGKTSLGKSIASALDRKYVRMSLGGLHDEAEIRGHRKTYIGAMPGRIIQGMKKAKSSNPVFILDEIDKVGSDHKGDPSSALLEVLDPEQNSAFHDNFLDVDYDLSKVMFVATANNVGAISGPLRDRMEMIDVSGYITEEKTEIAKRHLIPKQLENHGITSKDVKISKEVISEVIDKYTRESGVRSLDQRLAKIMRRIARKVAMDDKYEVSISVEDLKELLGAKMFSRDKYQGNEFAGVVTGLAWTSVGGEILYVESSLSPGKGKLTLTGNLGDVMKESALLAQEYLRARASQLEIKKEAFDNWNLHIHVPQGAIPKDGPSAGVTMITSIASAFTQRKVKKNLAMTGEITLRGKVLPVGGIREKILAAKRAGIKEIILCHENQRDIDEIKPIYLKGLKFHFVEDVMEVLDIALMKQKVNAPLKI
- a CDS encoding LON peptidase substrate-binding domain-containing protein, with the protein product MRLIFYFGIAIAYLRLANYFWSERTFCHFNAMKYLFPREDSKQNMTSEIMSSKIEINIGSMGLTNLMDEDSDFIPIIADEDESAIDEFEVPDSLPILPLRNTVLFPGVVIPITVGREKSLKLVREVYANKGLLGAVSQIDYEVEEPEVEDMHKIGTVAQIIKILEMPDGTTTVILQGKKRFEIEAMISNDPFHVARITTLKDIRPEKEDNEFKALVGSIKDIAIKVIKLSPQIPNEATFAIKNIEGSSFLINFISSNSEIKHTQKQKLLEIDEIGNRAMKLLELLVREVQVLELKDDIQSKVKTDMDQQQREYLLHQQMKTIQDELGGTPNEQDVIDLEEKAKDKKWTEEVGEIFAKELKSCNA